The Serratia rhizosphaerae genome has a segment encoding these proteins:
- a CDS encoding nucleoside-specific channel-forming protein Tsx, which yields MKKIALAAGVLLAASYSAASVADSKDSEFVSDWWHQSVNVVGSYHTRFGPQLNNDVYLEYEAFAKHEWFDFYGYIDVPKFFGVGNTPDRGIWDKGSPMFMEIEPRFSIDKLTGTSLAFGPFKEWYFANNYIYDMGRNKASRQNTWYMGLGTDIDTGLPMSLSMNIYAKYQWQNYGAANENSWDGYRFKIKYFVPLTQVWGGNLSYIGFTNFDFGSDLGKDDFTVNGRQARTSNSIASSHILALNYDHWHYSVVARYFHNGGQWQDGVDIGTPQGPIKSTGWGYYLVVGYNF from the coding sequence ATGAAAAAAATAGCTCTCGCAGCAGGCGTTCTTCTTGCGGCGTCTTACAGTGCAGCATCAGTGGCGGATAGTAAAGACAGCGAGTTTGTCTCGGATTGGTGGCATCAAAGTGTGAACGTGGTGGGCAGTTACCATACTCGCTTCGGGCCACAGCTTAACAACGACGTCTATCTGGAATATGAAGCCTTCGCCAAGCACGAATGGTTCGATTTCTACGGCTACATCGACGTGCCGAAATTCTTCGGCGTTGGCAATACGCCGGACCGTGGCATCTGGGATAAAGGTTCGCCGATGTTTATGGAGATCGAGCCGCGTTTCTCCATCGATAAGCTGACCGGCACCAGCCTGGCGTTCGGACCGTTTAAAGAGTGGTACTTCGCCAACAACTATATTTACGATATGGGCCGTAACAAGGCGTCGCGTCAGAACACTTGGTATATGGGGCTGGGCACCGATATCGATACCGGCCTGCCGATGAGCCTGTCGATGAACATCTATGCCAAGTATCAGTGGCAGAACTACGGTGCGGCCAATGAAAACAGCTGGGACGGCTACCGTTTCAAAATTAAGTACTTCGTGCCGCTGACCCAGGTGTGGGGCGGCAACCTGAGCTATATCGGCTTCACGAACTTCGACTTCGGTTCCGATCTGGGCAAGGATGACTTTACGGTGAATGGCCGTCAGGCGCGGACCAGCAACTCCATCGCCTCCAGCCATATTTTGGCGCTGAACTACGACCACTGGCACTACTCGGTCGTGGCGCGTTACTTCCATAACGGCGGTCAGTGGCAGGATGGTGTGGATATCGGCACGCCGCAGGGGCCGATCAAGTCAACCGGCTGGGGCTACTACCTGGTGGTGGGTTACAACTTCTGA
- the yddG gene encoding aromatic amino acid DMT transporter YddG, protein MSPLAVSHKATLLGLLAIVFWSSVIGLIRSVSEGLGPIGGAAMIYSVGALFLLLVMGIPKLSTFPRVYLLYGSVLFVAYEICLSLSLGYADNRMQAIELGMINYLWPSLTVLMAILFNGQKATWWVLPGLLLALFGIGWIMSGEGAWSLQQMLGNVRSNPLSYTLAFSGAVIWALYCSVTRRLAQGKNGVALFTALTALALWGKYGVSAEGALHFHWPITLMLLCAGVAMGAGYALWNIGILHGNMTLLATASYFAPVLSSLFAAVMLNTALTVSFWQGVGMVIVGSLVCWRATRG, encoded by the coding sequence ATGTCACCTCTCGCCGTATCCCATAAAGCCACATTACTGGGGCTATTAGCCATTGTATTTTGGAGCAGTGTTATAGGCCTGATCCGCAGCGTGAGCGAAGGGCTTGGCCCGATTGGCGGCGCAGCGATGATCTACAGCGTCGGCGCGCTTTTCTTGTTGCTGGTGATGGGCATACCAAAGTTGTCAACATTCCCCCGCGTTTACCTGTTGTACGGCAGCGTGCTGTTTGTCGCTTATGAAATCTGTCTGTCACTATCGCTGGGCTATGCCGACAACCGGATGCAGGCGATTGAGCTGGGCATGATTAACTACCTATGGCCCAGCCTGACGGTATTGATGGCGATCTTGTTCAACGGACAAAAGGCGACATGGTGGGTGCTGCCTGGCCTGTTGCTGGCGCTGTTCGGCATCGGCTGGATCATGAGCGGGGAGGGCGCCTGGTCGCTGCAACAGATGCTGGGCAACGTACGCAGTAACCCACTGAGCTACACCCTGGCCTTCAGCGGCGCGGTTATCTGGGCGCTGTACTGCAGCGTGACCAGAAGGCTGGCGCAGGGGAAAAACGGCGTAGCGCTGTTTACCGCCCTGACGGCGTTGGCGCTGTGGGGGAAGTATGGCGTCAGTGCGGAGGGTGCCTTGCATTTTCACTGGCCGATAACGCTGATGCTGCTGTGCGCCGGCGTGGCGATGGGGGCCGGCTATGCCTTATGGAACATTGGCATCCTGCACGGCAATATGACGTTGCTGGCGACGGCCTCCTACTTCGCTCCGGTGCTCTCTTCACTCTTTGCTGCCGTGATGCTTAATACGGCGTTGACCGTCAGCTTCTGGCAAGGGGTGGGGATGGTGATCGTTGGTTCGCTGGTCTGTTGGCGTGCCACCCGCGGCTGA
- a CDS encoding APC family permease yields the protein MTAEAIDCNGAAKPQLRKSLKLWQVVMMGLAYLTPMTVFDTFGIVSGVTDGHVPASYLFALAGVLFTAISYGKLVRQFPTAGSAYTYAQKAINPHVGFLVGWSSLLDYLFLPMINTLLAKIYLTALFPEVPPWVWVVGFVLIMTAINLKSVNIVANFNTLFVLAQVMIIVVFIVLVIHGLHKGEGVGTVWSLQPFISENAHLLPIITGATILCFSFLGFDAVTTLSEETPDAARVIPRAIFLTALYGGVIFISVSFFIQLFFPTIERFKEPDAALPEIALYVGGKLFQSIFLCTTFINTLASGLASHASVSRLLYVMGRDNVFPEKLFGYVHPKWRTPALNVLLVGAVALSALSFDLVTATALINFGALVAFTFVNLSVISHFFIREGRNKTWKDRFQFLFLPLVGALTVGVLWLNLEKSSLTMGLCWAGAGVIYLAYLTRRFRQPPPQFERQPLP from the coding sequence ATGACGGCAGAGGCCATCGACTGTAACGGCGCGGCGAAACCGCAACTGCGTAAATCGCTGAAACTATGGCAAGTGGTAATGATGGGGTTGGCATATCTGACGCCGATGACGGTGTTTGACACCTTCGGCATTGTGTCCGGCGTGACCGACGGCCACGTGCCGGCGTCGTATCTGTTTGCGTTGGCCGGCGTGCTGTTTACCGCCATCAGCTATGGCAAACTGGTGCGCCAGTTTCCTACCGCTGGCTCGGCCTATACCTATGCGCAAAAGGCGATCAACCCGCACGTCGGCTTTTTGGTCGGCTGGTCGTCGCTGCTGGATTATCTGTTTTTGCCGATGATTAATACCCTGCTGGCAAAAATCTATCTGACCGCGCTGTTCCCCGAAGTCCCTCCGTGGGTGTGGGTGGTCGGCTTTGTGTTGATTATGACCGCCATCAACCTGAAGAGCGTCAACATCGTGGCGAACTTTAATACGCTGTTCGTGCTGGCGCAGGTGATGATCATCGTGGTGTTTATTGTTCTGGTGATACACGGGCTGCATAAGGGGGAGGGGGTCGGCACCGTCTGGAGCCTGCAACCCTTTATCAGCGAAAATGCGCACCTGCTGCCGATTATTACCGGCGCCACCATCCTCTGTTTTTCATTCCTGGGCTTTGATGCGGTCACTACCCTGAGTGAAGAGACGCCTGACGCCGCCCGGGTGATCCCGCGCGCCATTTTCCTCACCGCGCTGTACGGCGGCGTGATCTTTATCAGCGTATCGTTCTTTATCCAGCTGTTCTTCCCCACCATTGAACGCTTCAAGGAGCCGGACGCGGCGCTGCCGGAGATAGCGCTGTACGTGGGCGGCAAGCTGTTCCAGTCCATTTTCCTCTGCACCACCTTTATCAACACCCTGGCCTCCGGTCTGGCGTCGCATGCCAGCGTTTCGCGTCTGCTGTACGTGATGGGGCGCGATAACGTCTTCCCGGAAAAACTGTTTGGCTATGTGCACCCGAAATGGCGCACGCCGGCGCTGAATGTGCTGCTGGTTGGCGCGGTGGCGCTGTCCGCGCTGTCGTTCGATCTGGTCACCGCCACCGCACTGATCAATTTCGGCGCGCTGGTGGCCTTTACCTTTGTCAATCTGTCGGTGATCAGCCACTTCTTTATCCGCGAAGGGCGCAATAAAACCTGGAAAGATCGTTTCCAATTCCTGTTCCTGCCGCTGGTGGGGGCGCTGACCGTCGGCGTGCTGTGGCTGAACCTGGAGAAAAGTTCGCTGACTATGGGGCTGTGCTGGGCCGGGGCAGGCGTGATTTATCTGGCGTACCTGACCCGGCGCTTCCGCCAGCCGCCGCCGCAGTTTGAGCGTCAGCCGTTGCCGTAA
- a CDS encoding glutamine synthetase family protein has protein sequence MQTNIVTVENFVQHNEERRSTTFQREVNHYLERYPLTQHIDVLLTDLNGGFRGKRIPVAGLNKLEKGCYFPASVFAMDILGNVVEETGLGQELGEPDRVCVPVPGTLTPSASDPQYIAQVQLTMLDEDGTPFDVEPRNVLNRIWQRLRQRGLAPVVAVELEFYLIDRQRDAEGYLQPPCAPGTQERNTQSQVYSVDNLNHFAEVLSEIDELARLQGIPADGAVAEASPGQFEVNLHHTGDVLQACDHALALKRLIRTVAEKHHMQATFMAKPYEEHAGSGMHIHISMLDADGENVFADERGEDSALLKQALAGMIALMPSSMALLAPNVNAYRRFQPGMYVPTQASWGHNNRTVALRIPCGDRDSHRVEYRVAGADANPYLVMAALLAGIVHGLENPLPLPEPVTGNGLEQEGLPFPIRQSDALAAFAQQPLWKTLLGERFSHVYLACKNDELLQFERLITETEIEWMLKNA, from the coding sequence ATGCAGACCAATATCGTAACAGTGGAAAACTTTGTGCAGCACAATGAAGAACGGCGAAGTACCACCTTCCAGCGGGAGGTGAATCATTATCTGGAACGTTATCCCTTAACCCAGCATATTGATGTCCTGCTGACCGATCTGAACGGTGGTTTCCGCGGCAAACGCATTCCGGTGGCGGGCTTGAACAAATTGGAGAAGGGGTGCTATTTTCCGGCTTCGGTATTCGCCATGGATATTCTGGGTAATGTGGTGGAAGAGACCGGGCTGGGGCAGGAACTGGGGGAACCGGACCGGGTATGCGTGCCGGTGCCGGGCACACTGACGCCCTCCGCCAGCGACCCGCAGTATATCGCCCAGGTACAGCTCACCATGCTGGATGAAGATGGCACTCCCTTTGACGTTGAACCACGCAATGTGCTGAACCGGATTTGGCAGCGCTTGCGACAGCGCGGGCTGGCGCCCGTGGTAGCGGTAGAGTTGGAGTTCTATCTCATCGATCGCCAGCGCGATGCGGAAGGCTATCTGCAGCCGCCGTGTGCGCCGGGTACTCAGGAGCGCAACACCCAGAGCCAGGTTTATTCGGTCGATAACCTGAACCATTTTGCCGAGGTGCTGAGTGAAATCGATGAGCTGGCGCGGCTGCAGGGCATCCCGGCCGACGGCGCGGTGGCGGAAGCCTCGCCCGGCCAGTTTGAGGTGAATCTGCATCATACCGGCGACGTCCTGCAGGCCTGCGACCATGCGCTGGCGCTCAAGCGCCTGATCCGCACGGTGGCGGAAAAGCATCATATGCAGGCCACCTTTATGGCGAAGCCCTATGAAGAGCATGCCGGCAGCGGGATGCATATCCATATCAGCATGCTGGACGCCGACGGCGAGAATGTGTTCGCCGATGAGCGGGGCGAAGATTCCGCGTTGCTGAAGCAGGCGCTGGCGGGGATGATCGCGCTGATGCCGTCCTCGATGGCGCTGCTGGCGCCGAACGTTAACGCCTATCGTCGCTTCCAGCCGGGGATGTACGTCCCGACCCAGGCTTCCTGGGGGCATAACAACCGCACCGTGGCGCTGCGTATTCCCTGCGGCGATCGCGACAGCCACCGGGTGGAATACCGCGTGGCCGGCGCGGATGCCAACCCGTATCTGGTGATGGCGGCGCTGCTGGCGGGCATTGTGCACGGCCTGGAAAACCCGCTGCCGCTGCCTGAACCGGTCACCGGCAACGGTCTGGAGCAGGAAGGGCTGCCGTTCCCGATCCGCCAGAGCGACGCCCTGGCCGCCTTTGCACAGCAGCCGCTGTGGAAAACGCTGCTTGGCGAGCGCTTCAGCCATGTGTATCTGGCCTGTAAAAACGATGAGCTGCTGCAGTTTGAGCGTCTGATCACCGAAACCGAGATTGAGTGGATGTTGAAAAACGCCTGA
- the puuD gene encoding gamma-glutamyl-gamma-aminobutyrate hydrolase, with protein MGNIFNRPVIGVVMCRHRLKQHPTQTLQEKYLNAVLAAGGLPVALPHALAEPEILADLLPRLDGIMLPGSPSNVQPHLYGENGDEPDADPGRDALSLALIRLALDRRIPLFAICRGMQEMVVATGGTLHRRLYELPELQEHREDHELPLEQQYAPAHEVIVREGGLLSQLIPDCNRFWVNSLHGQGAKTLGPSVRVEAHAADGLVEAISIRDQPFALGVQWHPEWNSDEYALSRLLFAGFIDACRVYRKEPRP; from the coding sequence ATGGGCAATATATTTAACAGACCAGTTATCGGCGTGGTGATGTGTCGCCACAGGTTAAAGCAGCATCCAACGCAGACCTTGCAAGAAAAATACCTGAATGCGGTATTGGCCGCCGGCGGTTTGCCGGTCGCTCTGCCGCACGCCCTGGCGGAGCCGGAAATTCTGGCGGACCTGCTGCCGCGCCTCGACGGCATTATGCTGCCGGGCAGCCCCAGTAATGTGCAGCCGCACCTTTATGGTGAAAACGGCGATGAGCCTGACGCCGATCCCGGCCGTGACGCATTGAGCCTGGCGTTGATTCGTCTGGCGCTCGACAGGCGCATTCCCCTTTTCGCCATCTGCCGCGGTATGCAGGAAATGGTGGTGGCGACCGGCGGTACGCTGCACCGCCGGCTGTATGAACTGCCGGAACTGCAGGAGCACCGCGAAGATCATGAACTGCCGCTGGAGCAGCAGTACGCCCCCGCCCATGAAGTCATCGTGCGTGAAGGCGGGCTGCTGTCGCAGCTGATTCCGGACTGCAACCGCTTCTGGGTCAACTCGCTGCACGGTCAGGGCGCCAAAACCCTCGGCCCCAGCGTGCGCGTCGAAGCGCACGCCGCCGACGGGCTGGTCGAGGCCATCAGCATCCGTGACCAGCCGTTTGCTCTGGGAGTGCAGTGGCATCCGGAGTGGAACAGCGACGAATACGCCCTCTCGCGTCTGCTGTTTGCCGGGTTTATCGACGCCTGCCGGGTGTATCGCAAGGAACCACGCCCATGA
- the puuR gene encoding HTH-type transcriptional regulator PuuR: MSEISLAPGKRLAQIRQQLGLSQRRVAELSGLTHSAISTIEQDKVSPAISTLQKLLTVYGLSLSAFFAEPEKPAEPQIVIDQESLIEIGSQGVSMKLIHNGDPNRTLAMMIETYEPGTTTGERIKHQGEEIGTLLEGEVVLQVNGQNYALNAGQSYAINTGIPHSFSNTSTRICRIVSAHTPTTF; the protein is encoded by the coding sequence ATGAGCGAAATCAGTCTGGCGCCGGGAAAACGGCTGGCACAAATCCGTCAGCAGCTCGGCCTGTCGCAGCGCCGCGTGGCGGAGCTGTCCGGACTGACGCACAGCGCGATCAGCACCATTGAACAGGACAAGGTCAGCCCGGCCATCAGCACGTTGCAGAAACTGCTGACGGTCTACGGGTTGTCGCTGTCGGCATTTTTTGCCGAACCGGAAAAGCCGGCTGAACCGCAAATTGTGATCGACCAGGAAAGTCTGATTGAAATCGGCAGCCAGGGCGTCTCGATGAAACTGATCCATAACGGCGACCCCAACCGCACGCTGGCGATGATGATAGAGACCTACGAGCCGGGCACCACCACCGGCGAACGCATTAAACACCAAGGGGAAGAGATCGGTACGCTGCTGGAAGGCGAAGTGGTGCTGCAGGTCAACGGTCAGAACTACGCTCTGAACGCCGGCCAGAGCTACGCCATCAACACCGGCATTCCCCACAGCTTCAGCAACACCTCAACGCGCATTTGCCGCATCGTCAGCGCGCATACGCCGACGACATTCTGA
- the puuC gene encoding aldehyde dehydrogenase PuuC, with amino-acid sequence MDFHHLQYWQQRAQALTIENRLFINGRYQSAAEGGTFTVEDPAGQRELTQAARAGAADIELAVSAARAAFERGDWSRAAPSRRKAVLLTLADRIEQHAETLALLETLDTGKPIRHSLRDDIPGAARCLRWYAEAIDKVYGEIAPTGADALALIEREPVGVVGAITPWNFPLLLACWKLGPALATGNSVVLKPSEKSPLSAIYLGQLAQQAGLPDGVLNIVSGFGHDAGKALALHPDVDALTFTGSTLVAKQLMVYAGESNMKRVWLEAGGKSANIIFADCPDIDKAARAAAAGIFYNQGQVCIAGTRLLVEESIQQPFLQALRKHAAAFAPGNPLDPDTQMGTLIDSGHSVKVADFIKQGLEQGATLFLDGRGSGPHDAYLGPTVLTQVDNAMQVAREEIFGPVLAVTPFNGEQQAIELANDSDYGLGAALWTRDLSRAHRLARQLRAGSVFINNYNDGDMTVPFGGYKQSGNGRDKSLHALDKFTELKTTWISLE; translated from the coding sequence ATGGATTTCCACCACTTGCAGTACTGGCAACAACGGGCGCAGGCCCTGACTATTGAGAACCGACTGTTTATTAATGGCCGCTATCAGTCGGCCGCTGAAGGGGGCACCTTTACGGTGGAGGATCCTGCCGGGCAGCGCGAATTGACGCAGGCTGCCCGCGCCGGCGCCGCCGATATCGAGCTGGCGGTCAGCGCCGCACGCGCCGCCTTTGAGCGCGGCGACTGGTCGCGCGCCGCGCCGTCCCGGCGCAAAGCCGTACTGCTGACGCTGGCGGATCGCATAGAACAGCATGCGGAAACCCTGGCGCTGCTGGAGACGCTGGATACCGGCAAGCCAATCCGCCACAGCCTGCGGGATGATATACCGGGCGCCGCCCGCTGCCTGCGCTGGTACGCCGAAGCCATTGATAAGGTGTACGGCGAGATCGCCCCGACGGGGGCCGATGCGCTGGCCCTGATTGAGCGTGAACCGGTCGGCGTCGTCGGGGCCATTACGCCATGGAACTTCCCGCTGCTGCTGGCCTGCTGGAAGCTCGGCCCGGCGCTGGCGACGGGCAACAGCGTGGTGCTGAAGCCATCGGAAAAATCGCCGTTGAGCGCGATTTACCTCGGCCAGTTGGCTCAGCAGGCCGGGCTGCCGGACGGCGTCCTCAATATCGTCAGCGGCTTTGGCCATGACGCAGGCAAGGCGCTGGCGCTGCATCCCGATGTTGATGCCCTGACCTTTACCGGCTCGACGCTGGTGGCCAAACAGCTGATGGTTTACGCCGGCGAATCCAATATGAAGCGCGTCTGGCTGGAGGCCGGCGGCAAAAGCGCCAATATCATTTTCGCCGACTGCCCGGATATTGATAAAGCGGCGCGCGCCGCCGCCGCGGGCATTTTCTACAATCAGGGGCAAGTCTGCATCGCCGGCACGCGTCTGCTGGTGGAAGAGAGCATTCAACAGCCGTTTCTACAGGCGCTGCGCAAACACGCCGCCGCCTTTGCGCCCGGCAATCCACTGGATCCCGACACGCAAATGGGCACGCTGATTGACAGCGGGCACAGCGTCAAAGTCGCCGACTTTATTAAACAAGGGCTCGAACAGGGGGCAACGCTGTTTCTTGACGGACGCGGCAGCGGCCCGCATGACGCCTACCTTGGCCCGACCGTGCTGACCCAGGTGGATAACGCCATGCAGGTGGCGCGCGAAGAGATCTTCGGCCCGGTGCTGGCCGTCACCCCGTTCAACGGCGAGCAGCAGGCCATCGAACTGGCCAACGACAGCGATTACGGCCTTGGCGCCGCGCTGTGGACGCGCGATCTGTCACGCGCTCATCGCCTGGCTCGCCAGCTGCGGGCCGGCTCGGTATTTATCAATAACTACAACGACGGCGATATGACGGTGCCCTTCGGCGGCTACAAGCAGAGCGGTAACGGCCGCGACAAATCGTTGCATGCGCTGGACAAGTTTACCGAACTGAAAACCACCTGGATTTCGCTGGAATAA
- a CDS encoding NAD(P)/FAD-dependent oxidoreductase, producing the protein MTEHVKSYYAASANPHQPYPQLNESIECDVCIVGGGYTGLSSALFLVEAGYNVVVLESARIGFGASGRNGGQLVNSYSRDIDVIEQRYGADSARLLGSMMFEGAEIIRSRIKRYAIECDYRPGGIFAALNNKQYHTLIEQKGHWERYGNTQLELLDADRIRQEVASDRYVGALLDHSGGHIHPLNLALGEAEAIRLQGGRIFEQSAVTDIRHGDPALVSTAHGQVSARYVIVAGNAYLGDKLEPRLARRSMPCGTQVVTTEPLAPDVAQSLIPHNYCVEDCNYLLDYYRITADHRLLYGGGVVYGARDPDDIDNLIRPKLLKTFPQLKGVRIDYRWTGNFLLTLSRMPQFGRLENNVYYMQGYSGHGVTCTHLAGKLIAELLRGDAERFDAFAKLPHLPFFGGRNLQIPFTAIGAAYYTLRDRIGV; encoded by the coding sequence ATGACTGAACACGTAAAAAGTTACTATGCGGCCAGCGCCAACCCGCACCAGCCCTATCCGCAGCTGAATGAATCCATCGAGTGCGACGTCTGCATCGTCGGCGGCGGCTATACCGGCCTCTCGTCGGCGCTGTTTCTGGTGGAGGCCGGCTACAACGTGGTGGTGCTGGAATCGGCGCGCATCGGCTTCGGCGCCAGCGGCCGCAACGGCGGCCAACTGGTCAACTCCTACAGCCGCGATATCGACGTGATTGAACAGCGCTACGGCGCCGACAGCGCCCGCCTGCTGGGCAGCATGATGTTTGAAGGAGCGGAGATTATCCGCAGCCGCATCAAACGCTACGCCATCGAGTGCGATTACCGTCCCGGCGGGATTTTCGCCGCGCTGAACAACAAGCAGTACCACACGCTGATTGAGCAGAAAGGCCACTGGGAGCGTTACGGCAATACCCAGCTGGAGCTGCTGGACGCCGACCGCATCCGCCAGGAGGTGGCCAGCGATCGCTACGTCGGCGCGCTGCTCGACCACAGCGGCGGGCATATCCATCCGCTGAATCTGGCATTGGGAGAAGCGGAAGCCATTCGCCTGCAGGGCGGACGAATCTTTGAGCAGTCGGCGGTCACCGATATCCGCCACGGCGATCCGGCGCTGGTCAGCACCGCCCATGGCCAGGTCAGCGCCCGCTATGTGATCGTTGCCGGCAACGCCTACCTCGGCGATAAGCTGGAGCCGCGGCTGGCCAGGCGCAGCATGCCCTGCGGCACCCAGGTGGTCACCACCGAGCCGCTGGCGCCGGACGTCGCTCAGTCGCTGATCCCTCACAATTACTGCGTGGAGGACTGTAACTACCTGCTGGATTATTACCGTATTACTGCCGATCACCGGCTGCTGTACGGCGGCGGCGTGGTCTACGGCGCGCGCGACCCGGACGATATCGACAACCTGATCCGCCCCAAGCTGCTGAAAACCTTCCCGCAGCTCAAAGGCGTACGCATCGACTATCGCTGGACCGGCAACTTCCTGCTGACGCTGTCGCGCATGCCGCAGTTTGGTCGTCTGGAGAATAATGTGTATTACATGCAGGGCTACAGCGGCCACGGCGTGACCTGCACCCATCTGGCGGGCAAGCTGATCGCCGAGCTGCTGCGCGGCGATGCGGAACGTTTCGACGCCTTTGCCAAACTGCCGCACCTGCCGTTCTTCGGCGGTCGCAACCTGCAAATTCCGTTTACCGCCATCGGCGCGGCTTACTACACGCTGCGCGATCGGATCGGCGTTTAA
- a CDS encoding SDR family NAD(P)-dependent oxidoreductase has protein sequence MRFDNKVAIITGAGNGMGEAAARRFAAEGATVVLADWAIDAVDAVAASLPAGKAHAVHIDVSDAEAVETMMNEIAARFGHIDVLLNNAGVHVAGSVLETSVADWRRIAGVDIDGVVFCSKFALPYLLKSKGCIVNTASVSGLGGDWGAAYYCAAKGAVVNLTRAMALDHGGDGVRVNAVCPSLVKTNMTNGWPQEIRDKFNERIALGRAAEPEEVAAVMAFLASEDASFINGANIPVDGGATASDGQPKIV, from the coding sequence ATGCGTTTTGACAATAAAGTGGCGATCATTACCGGAGCGGGGAACGGCATGGGGGAAGCGGCCGCGCGCCGTTTTGCCGCAGAGGGCGCAACGGTGGTGCTGGCGGATTGGGCCATCGATGCGGTGGATGCGGTGGCGGCCTCGCTGCCGGCCGGTAAGGCCCATGCGGTGCATATCGATGTCTCCGACGCTGAGGCAGTAGAAACCATGATGAATGAGATTGCCGCGCGCTTCGGCCATATCGATGTGTTGCTGAACAATGCCGGGGTGCATGTGGCCGGCAGCGTGCTGGAAACCAGCGTCGCCGACTGGCGGCGTATCGCCGGGGTGGATATCGACGGCGTGGTGTTCTGCTCTAAATTCGCGCTGCCGTATTTGCTGAAAAGCAAAGGCTGCATCGTCAATACTGCATCGGTCTCCGGCCTGGGCGGCGACTGGGGCGCGGCTTATTACTGCGCGGCGAAGGGCGCGGTGGTTAACCTGACGCGCGCCATGGCGCTGGATCATGGCGGAGACGGCGTGCGGGTGAATGCCGTTTGCCCAAGCCTGGTGAAAACCAATATGACCAACGGCTGGCCGCAGGAAATCCGCGATAAGTTTAATGAGCGGATTGCGCTGGGACGCGCGGCGGAGCCGGAAGAAGTGGCGGCGGTGATGGCGTTTCTCGCCAGTGAGGACGCCAGCTTTATCAACGGCGCCAATATTCCGGTCGACGGCGGGGCGACGGCCTCCGACGGTCAGCCGAAAATTGTCTGA
- a CDS encoding universal stress protein encodes MAYQHIVVATDLGENATQLLQKGAELASALHAKLSLIYIDIHHTGYYAELGIGAYNYTDKKFSERAASILASFGNQSAHPIAEVVVGRGELSEELNNAAQAKGFDLIIFGHHHDLWSRLFSATRQAINTLQIDVLVVPIDN; translated from the coding sequence ATGGCATATCAACATATTGTGGTAGCAACGGACCTGGGAGAAAACGCGACGCAGTTGCTGCAAAAGGGCGCCGAGCTGGCCAGCGCGCTACACGCCAAACTCTCTCTGATCTATATCGATATTCATCACACTGGCTATTATGCCGAACTGGGGATCGGCGCTTACAATTATACCGATAAAAAATTCTCCGAACGGGCGGCCAGCATTCTGGCATCGTTCGGAAATCAGTCAGCGCACCCTATTGCGGAAGTGGTCGTCGGCCGTGGTGAATTAAGCGAGGAGTTAAACAATGCGGCGCAGGCCAAGGGATTTGACCTGATTATTTTCGGCCACCATCACGATCTCTGGAGCCGTCTATTTTCCGCTACGCGCCAGGCGATCAATACGCTGCAGATAGACGTATTAGTGGTCCCTATCGATAACTGA
- a CDS encoding winged helix-turn-helix domain-containing protein: MSQVIYRIEESVIFSPEDTGLYRQNQADNVVAISNAAARLFTLLIKNKGNIVERDTILEKVWDEYGLQASNNNLNQCLSTLRRIIKNMGIDKNIIETIPKVGLRISHAVQIEEINLQPPTRLAADTPPKPVGHTRKNIKKKLFYSALLVGLLLMLSLFLNVFHLYNNLQDSQASLSLSQSYFPLRHGELCAAPPTETPLLTTLSFSKPL, from the coding sequence ATGAGTCAAGTGATTTATCGCATTGAAGAGAGCGTTATCTTTAGTCCTGAAGATACAGGGCTTTACCGCCAAAATCAGGCAGATAACGTTGTCGCCATTTCCAACGCCGCCGCCAGGCTGTTTACCCTGCTGATCAAAAATAAAGGGAATATCGTTGAACGGGATACCATACTGGAAAAAGTCTGGGATGAATACGGGCTGCAGGCCAGTAATAATAATCTCAATCAGTGCCTGAGTACATTGCGTCGCATTATCAAAAACATGGGCATTGATAAAAACATTATTGAAACCATTCCCAAAGTAGGGTTGAGGATCTCCCATGCCGTTCAGATAGAAGAGATTAATCTACAGCCGCCCACGCGGCTGGCAGCGGACACACCGCCGAAGCCCGTCGGACACACCAGGAAAAACATCAAAAAAAAGCTCTTTTACTCCGCGCTGCTTGTTGGCCTGTTACTGATGCTGTCCCTCTTTCTTAATGTTTTCCATTTATATAACAACCTCCAGGACTCACAAGCGTCTCTTTCATTATCGCAATCGTATTTCCCGCTGCGCCATGGCGAGCTGTGCGCCGCGCCACCCACAGAGACGCCGCTGCTGACGACGCTCTCTTTTAGCAAACCGCTCTAG